The nucleotide sequence TTGTAATCTATGTTACCTTCTTCTTTTTTAGTGTTTTCAATTAAATCTTGTGCGAATTCTACAATTTTTTCACAAGCATCTTCATCTTTAGGAATTGCTTTAGCTAAAACTAATATCATATTAATCACCAATTAATAGTTTTAAATAAATATATACAGTTTAATAAATAAAAACATATCGAATAAAGATTATATCAAATTCATTGAATAAATCAAATTTGTTAGGAGAAGAAAGTTAAATATTATTAAATTAAGATAAGAGGCGACTAATTCAAAATATTTAACTGGGTTGAGAAAAAATACCAATCAATAAAAGATAAGACTTTATCAAACCATATATAATTTATTTAAAACCTATTTTCCCATATAAACCAAAGAAAAGATAAAATTTAATCTTCAAATTGAGGAATTCCAGTAATTCTTAATCCACCATAATGGGATCTGTATTTAATGTTTAATCCGATAAGGAGTGGAGTGATTTTTTCAATAATTCTGGATTTTTCTAAAATTCCAGTATCAATTGCTTTTACACCTGGAAGTTTATTAATGAGTTCAGTAGCTATTTCTTTTGCTTCCTTATCATTTCCTGCAATCAAGCAATCACAGTCGATGTCATTTGGAATATTAGATAAGTGAGAGTTACTGATATTACAGAATGCACAGATAACTTTTGCACCGGTTCCTGCAAGGATTTTGTCAGTTCTTTCTGCAGCAGATCCTTCCATTAAGTCAATGAAACGGAATGGTTTTCCACCAATAGCTGTTTCAAGAGGTACAGTTGCATCGAGAACTATTTTATCTGTACAGAATTCCTTGATTCCTTCAAGAGTAGGTTTTTGTGCTGCAAGTGGTACAGTGAGAATTAAGATGTCTCCAGCCTTTGCTGCATCTTCATTTGCCATCCCTACAATGTTTAAATCATAATCCTTAAGTTCTTCAATTGTTTCTTCAACAATTTGCAATGCCTTTTCTTCCTTACGGGAACCTACAATAACTTCTACCCCTTCAATTGCAAATCTTTTTGCAATTCCTAAACCTTGTGGGCCAGTTCCACCAATAACTGCAACTTTCATGTTATCCTCCTAAAAATATCATAAATAGATAATTAAATAGATAATTTTCATTATCAATAATTTTTTATAAAAAATTTTTAAAAAAAAAGTAATGGAATAAATCCATTACTTTTAAAATCCCTAATTCAAAATCAACGAACTTAGTCGACGTCTAACATTACTACAGGTTTGATTAAGTCTTTAGGTTTTTC is from Methanobrevibacter sp. and encodes:
- the npdG gene encoding NADPH-dependent F420 reductase; translated protein: MKVAVIGGTGPQGLGIAKRFAIEGVEVIVGSRKEEKALQIVEETIEELKDYDLNIVGMANEDAAKAGDILILTVPLAAQKPTLEGIKEFCTDKIVLDATVPLETAIGGKPFRFIDLMEGSAAERTDKILAGTGAKVICAFCNISNSHLSNIPNDIDCDCLIAGNDKEAKEIATELINKLPGVKAIDTGILEKSRIIEKITPLLIGLNIKYRSHYGGLRITGIPQFED